In a single window of the Streptomyces sp. NBC_00285 genome:
- a CDS encoding LacI family DNA-binding transcriptional regulator, giving the protein MADVAKKAGVSRALVSIVFRNQPGASEETRQRVLRVADEIGYRPDSAARLLARGRSRTLGVMFTVQQPFHTNLIEGIYPEAERLGYEVLLSGATQSRSEEKAVEALLSHRCEAVILLGSFAEPAFLDEIGRRTVAVSVSRRVAHAHVDFVHSAEGKGVRQAMDHLVELGHRTIVHIDGGRGPGSAERRRAYRAAMRRHGLQAEERIIPGEHTEQSGIETGRLLVAERDEGRVLPTAVLAGNDRNAMGLLISLTRAGIEVPRDLSVVGYDDSHLSHLMPIGLTTVRQDAGLMAEYAVRFAVERLEGPQRELQEAVVEPKLVVRGTSAPPPAD; this is encoded by the coding sequence ATGGCGGACGTCGCCAAGAAGGCGGGTGTCTCGCGGGCGCTTGTCTCGATCGTGTTCCGCAACCAGCCGGGCGCGAGCGAGGAGACCAGGCAGCGGGTACTGCGCGTCGCCGACGAGATCGGCTACCGGCCCGACAGCGCGGCCCGACTACTGGCCCGGGGTCGCAGCCGCACGCTCGGCGTGATGTTCACCGTCCAACAGCCCTTCCACACCAATCTCATCGAGGGCATCTACCCCGAGGCCGAGCGACTCGGCTACGAGGTGCTGCTCTCCGGCGCCACCCAGAGCCGCAGCGAGGAGAAGGCCGTGGAGGCGCTGCTCAGTCACCGCTGCGAGGCGGTGATCCTGCTCGGCTCCTTCGCCGAGCCCGCTTTCCTCGACGAGATCGGACGCCGCACGGTCGCCGTCTCCGTCAGCCGCCGCGTCGCGCACGCCCACGTGGACTTCGTGCACTCCGCCGAGGGCAAGGGCGTACGGCAGGCCATGGACCACCTGGTCGAGCTGGGGCATCGCACGATCGTGCACATCGACGGCGGCCGTGGTCCGGGCTCGGCCGAGCGCCGTCGCGCCTACCGGGCCGCGATGCGCCGACACGGACTGCAGGCCGAGGAACGGATCATCCCCGGTGAGCACACGGAACAGTCCGGCATCGAGACCGGTCGCCTTCTGGTGGCGGAGCGCGACGAGGGGCGGGTACTTCCCACCGCGGTCCTGGCGGGCAACGACCGCAACGCGATGGGTCTGTTGATCTCCCTCACCCGGGCGGGCATCGAGGTTCCGCGCGATCTGTCCGTGGTCGGTTACGACGACAGCCATCTCTCCCATCTCATGCCGATCGGCCTGACCACCGTGCGTCAGGACGCGGGGCTCATGGCCGAGTACGCGGTACGTTTCGCGGTGGAACGCCTGGAGGGACCCCAGCGGGAGCTGCAGGAGGCGGTGGTGGAGCCGAAGCTCGTGGTCCGGGGGACCAGCGCACCACCGCCGGCGGACTGA
- the iolB gene encoding 5-deoxy-glucuronate isomerase: MSDTGKYHLPKGTSADGPYDLLVTPESAGWGYSGLKVLTLDPGGEHVLPTGESEFLVLPLTGSCTVTTGGTTFELAGRADVFASVTDFAYLPRASEALISSVTGGSFALPCARTEQGGHSARYGRKEDVPVELRGAGACSRQVNNYCLPGTFDAEQLLVCEVLTPGGNWSSYPPHKHDEARPGEESELEEIYYFEISGGENGFGYQRVYGTPERPMDVLAEIRSGDTVLIPHGWHGPSIAAPGHDLYYLNVMAGPGLDRAWLICDDPAHGWVRATWDTQDVDDRLPFGENR, encoded by the coding sequence GTGAGCGACACCGGCAAGTACCACCTGCCGAAGGGGACTTCGGCCGACGGGCCCTACGACCTCCTGGTCACGCCGGAGTCAGCGGGCTGGGGATACTCCGGACTCAAGGTCCTGACCCTGGATCCGGGCGGCGAGCACGTTCTGCCCACCGGGGAGAGCGAGTTCCTGGTCCTGCCTCTGACGGGCTCCTGCACCGTCACCACGGGCGGCACGACCTTCGAACTCGCCGGTCGGGCAGACGTGTTCGCCTCAGTCACCGACTTCGCCTATCTTCCCCGCGCGTCGGAGGCCCTGATCAGCAGCGTGACGGGAGGGTCGTTCGCGCTGCCCTGCGCCCGTACCGAGCAGGGAGGTCACTCGGCTCGGTACGGGCGCAAGGAGGACGTCCCCGTCGAACTGCGCGGTGCCGGCGCCTGCTCCCGGCAGGTCAACAACTACTGCCTGCCCGGGACCTTCGACGCCGAGCAGCTGCTGGTGTGCGAGGTGCTCACCCCCGGCGGCAACTGGTCCTCCTACCCGCCGCACAAGCACGACGAGGCCCGGCCCGGTGAGGAGTCGGAGCTGGAGGAGATCTACTACTTCGAGATCTCCGGCGGCGAGAACGGCTTCGGCTACCAGCGGGTCTACGGCACGCCCGAACGGCCCATGGACGTACTCGCCGAGATCCGCTCCGGCGACACCGTGCTGATCCCGCACGGCTGGCACGGCCCCTCGATCGCCGCGCCGGGCCATGACCTCTACTACCTCAACGTCATGGCGGGGCCTGGACTGGACCGGGCCTGGCTGATCTGCGACGACCCCGCCCACGGCTGGGTGCGCGCCACCTGGGACACGCAGGACGTCGACGACCGCCTGCCCTTCGGAGAGAACCGATGA
- a CDS encoding Gfo/Idh/MocA family protein, producing the protein MPVFPSVLPAPRTPDPGDAPVLRWGVLGTGWIAEHFVRSVQRNTRQRFTAVASRDVTRAREFADRHSIPHPYGSYEELAAAADVDVVYVATEHTAHLACARIALEGGKHTLVEKPLGLNAVQATEIAQLAKERGLFCAEALWSFFLPRFDVVRQILDSGALGGIRTVLADHGEHFAAGHRILRPDLAGGPLLDLGTYPVAFAVSVLGTPVEVLASAQPHPAGVNGQTSALLRGADGAQGIIHTTLFSDTPTTATIAGTHGTLHLPGPFHQPGDIVLTLAGSGTRMTYTEPHTAHDALHFEAAEVARRIAGSQLQSPLRPLGDSVTTLKVMDDIRRQGGIIFPEERERGAGVPLDAA; encoded by the coding sequence ATGCCCGTCTTCCCCAGCGTCCTGCCGGCTCCGCGCACCCCGGACCCAGGAGATGCTCCCGTACTACGGTGGGGCGTGCTCGGTACCGGCTGGATCGCCGAACACTTCGTGCGTTCCGTACAGCGCAACACCCGGCAGCGCTTCACGGCCGTCGCATCCCGCGACGTCACCCGCGCCCGGGAGTTCGCGGACCGCCACTCCATCCCCCACCCCTACGGCTCCTACGAGGAGTTGGCCGCGGCGGCAGACGTCGACGTCGTGTACGTCGCCACCGAACACACCGCCCACCTGGCGTGCGCCCGGATCGCCCTCGAAGGCGGCAAGCACACACTGGTGGAGAAACCGCTCGGCCTGAACGCCGTCCAGGCCACCGAGATCGCTCAACTCGCCAAGGAACGCGGCCTGTTCTGCGCCGAGGCCCTGTGGAGCTTCTTCCTTCCCCGGTTCGACGTCGTCCGGCAGATCCTGGACTCCGGCGCCCTCGGCGGTATCCGCACAGTGCTGGCCGACCACGGCGAACACTTCGCCGCCGGGCACCGCATCCTCCGACCCGACCTGGCGGGAGGCCCCCTCCTCGATCTGGGCACGTATCCCGTCGCCTTCGCCGTCTCGGTCCTCGGCACACCCGTGGAAGTGCTGGCCTCCGCCCAGCCACACCCGGCGGGCGTCAACGGCCAGACCTCCGCCCTCCTCCGGGGCGCCGACGGCGCTCAGGGCATCATCCACACCACCCTCTTCAGTGACACGCCCACCACGGCCACGATCGCCGGCACCCACGGCACGCTGCATCTGCCGGGCCCGTTCCACCAGCCCGGCGACATCGTCCTCACGCTCGCCGGAAGCGGCACGCGGATGACGTACACCGAACCGCACACCGCCCATGACGCGCTGCACTTCGAGGCCGCGGAGGTGGCGCGCCGCATCGCCGGAAGCCAACTCCAGTCACCGCTGCGCCCGTTGGGCGACTCCGTGACCACGTTGAAGGTGATGGACGACATCCGGCGGCAGGGCGGCATCATCTTCCCGGAAGAGCGGGAGCGCGGGGCAGGAGTGCCGCTCGACGCCGCCTGA
- a CDS encoding Gfo/Idh/MocA family oxidoreductase, which yields MTTLRIGVIGAGNMGADHAKTLHRDVCGAMVTMVADLDEGRATGVAGGLPGARATADPYAVIADPAVDAVVVASHDSTHADLSVAAVRAGKPVLCEKPLAPTLDACLRVVHEERRAGRPLISLGFMRRFDPAFVELREALAAGVCGAPLLLHCVSRGVSSAPGATDESSVTGSAIHEFDTVPWLLNSPVVDVSWHAPRSACASTGLRDPHLMLLRTANGALTTVEVFLNAEYGYDVRCEVVGEHGTLALTNPARLVADSARSRSLGYPADWRPRFADAYRLELQVWIDAVAAGSPPPLATAHDGLQANAVAEAVITSMKNGGRTVTVQVPEV from the coding sequence ATGACCACCCTGCGGATCGGAGTGATCGGCGCCGGCAACATGGGCGCCGATCACGCGAAGACCCTGCACCGAGATGTCTGCGGCGCCATGGTCACCATGGTCGCCGACCTCGACGAGGGACGGGCCACCGGCGTCGCCGGTGGCCTCCCGGGCGCCCGCGCCACCGCAGACCCGTACGCGGTGATCGCCGACCCGGCGGTCGACGCCGTCGTCGTGGCCTCGCACGACTCCACCCACGCCGACCTGTCCGTCGCGGCCGTACGGGCGGGAAAACCCGTTCTGTGCGAGAAGCCCCTCGCCCCCACCCTCGACGCATGTCTCCGTGTCGTGCACGAGGAACGACGAGCAGGCCGACCGCTGATCTCGCTGGGGTTCATGCGTCGTTTCGACCCGGCCTTCGTGGAGCTGCGGGAGGCGCTGGCCGCAGGGGTCTGCGGGGCGCCGCTGCTGCTGCACTGTGTCAGTCGAGGGGTCTCCTCCGCGCCCGGAGCCACCGACGAGTCGAGCGTCACCGGGTCGGCGATCCACGAGTTCGACACCGTGCCGTGGCTGCTCAACTCCCCGGTCGTGGACGTAAGTTGGCATGCCCCCCGCTCCGCTTGCGCATCGACCGGGCTACGCGACCCGCACCTGATGCTGCTGCGCACCGCCAACGGTGCGCTGACGACCGTAGAGGTGTTCCTCAACGCCGAGTACGGCTACGACGTCCGCTGTGAAGTCGTGGGCGAGCACGGCACGTTGGCCCTGACCAACCCTGCCCGACTGGTCGCCGACTCGGCCCGGTCCCGTTCGCTGGGCTACCCGGCCGACTGGCGGCCCAGGTTCGCCGACGCCTACCGCCTCGAACTCCAGGTCTGGATCGATGCCGTGGCCGCCGGCAGCCCGCCGCCTCTGGCCACGGCGCACGACGGTCTGCAGGCGAACGCGGTGGCCGAGGCCGTCATCACGTCCATGAAGAACGGGGGCCGGACCGTCACCGTCCAGGTCCCGGAGGTCTGA
- a CDS encoding Cgl0159 family (beta/alpha)8-fold protein: MPDHLSRIVAARVNEPGAIAAAATRRVKATALLGEHGRAMIVAADHPARGANRVGADPSAMADRSRLLDRLCIALDRPGVTGVLATADILEDLLLLGVLDGKSVFGSMNRAGLAGSVFEIDDRFTGYDAATIAAMGFDGGKMLTRIALQDPITPSVLENTARAVDELNDRQLIAMVEPFISVWENGRIRNDLSTDAVVKSVTITSGLGRRTAYTWLKLPVVDDMERVLASSTLPALLLGGEVKDADAAFASWGKALKQPTAQGLVVGRSLLYPSNGDVAGAVDRAVSLL; encoded by the coding sequence ATGCCCGACCACCTCAGCCGGATCGTGGCCGCCCGGGTCAACGAACCCGGCGCCATCGCAGCCGCCGCCACGCGACGTGTCAAGGCCACCGCACTGCTGGGCGAGCACGGCAGGGCCATGATCGTCGCCGCCGACCACCCGGCGCGGGGCGCCAACCGCGTCGGCGCCGACCCGTCCGCCATGGCCGACCGCTCCCGCCTTCTCGACCGCCTGTGCATCGCGCTGGACCGCCCCGGTGTGACCGGCGTACTCGCCACCGCCGACATCCTCGAAGACCTGCTCCTGCTGGGCGTCCTCGACGGCAAGAGTGTCTTCGGCTCCATGAACCGCGCCGGCCTCGCCGGCTCCGTCTTCGAGATCGACGACCGCTTCACCGGCTACGACGCCGCCACCATCGCCGCGATGGGCTTCGACGGCGGCAAGATGCTCACCCGCATCGCCCTGCAGGACCCCATCACCCCGTCCGTGCTCGAGAACACCGCCCGCGCGGTCGACGAACTCAACGACCGTCAACTCATCGCGATGGTCGAGCCGTTCATCTCGGTCTGGGAGAACGGCAGGATCCGCAACGACCTGTCCACCGACGCCGTCGTCAAGTCGGTCACCATCACTTCGGGACTCGGCCGCCGCACCGCCTACACCTGGCTGAAGCTGCCGGTCGTGGACGACATGGAGCGGGTCCTCGCCTCCTCCACTCTCCCGGCGCTGCTGCTCGGCGGTGAGGTCAAGGACGCCGACGCGGCCTTCGCCTCCTGGGGCAAGGCACTGAAGCAACCCACCGCGCAGGGCCTGGTCGTCGGCCGTTCCCTGCTCTACCCCTCGAACGGCGATGTCGCCGGTGCCGTGGACCGGGCGGTGAGCCTGCTGTGA
- the iolC gene encoding 5-dehydro-2-deoxygluconokinase: protein MPFEVLTMGRVGVDVYPLQTGVGLAEVTSFGKYLGGSPTNVAVAAARYGRTAAVITKTGQDPFGDFVRQALNGYGVDARFVGTSDIAPTPVTFCEIFPPDDFPLYFYRLPKAPDLDVRADELDLDAVRDATVFWVTGTGLSEEPSRSATLAALAHRAASGATVFDLDWRPMFWADPAAARSYYQEALRHTTVAVGNLDECEVATGEREPYAAAKALLAAGVELAVVKQGPKGVLAMDRDGSRTEIPPVPVDVVNGLGAGDAFGGALCHGLLSGWDTHRTVAFANAAGAIVASRLSCSDAMPTQTEVDATLREASAGPAEALTERKA from the coding sequence ATGCCGTTCGAAGTGCTGACCATGGGCCGGGTGGGGGTGGACGTGTATCCGCTCCAGACCGGTGTGGGGCTCGCCGAGGTCACCTCGTTCGGCAAGTACCTCGGCGGCAGCCCGACGAATGTGGCCGTGGCGGCGGCGCGGTACGGGCGGACGGCGGCCGTGATCACGAAGACCGGGCAGGATCCGTTCGGGGACTTCGTGCGACAGGCGCTGAACGGCTACGGCGTGGACGCCCGGTTCGTCGGGACGTCGGACATCGCGCCGACACCGGTGACCTTCTGCGAGATCTTCCCGCCGGACGACTTCCCGCTCTACTTCTACCGGCTGCCGAAGGCCCCGGACCTGGATGTCCGGGCCGACGAACTGGACCTCGACGCGGTACGGGACGCGACGGTGTTCTGGGTGACGGGGACCGGGCTGAGCGAGGAGCCGAGCCGGTCGGCCACGCTCGCCGCGCTGGCGCACCGGGCCGCGTCGGGGGCGACGGTGTTCGACCTGGACTGGCGGCCCATGTTCTGGGCCGATCCGGCCGCCGCGCGGTCGTACTACCAAGAAGCGCTGCGCCATACGACGGTGGCGGTCGGGAATCTCGACGAGTGCGAGGTCGCCACCGGTGAGCGGGAGCCGTACGCGGCCGCGAAGGCACTGCTGGCGGCGGGTGTGGAGCTGGCCGTGGTGAAGCAGGGCCCGAAGGGCGTCCTGGCCATGGACCGGGACGGCTCCAGGACTGAGATCCCGCCCGTCCCGGTGGACGTGGTCAACGGACTGGGTGCCGGCGACGCCTTCGGCGGGGCTCTCTGCCACGGACTGCTGTCCGGCTGGGACACCCACCGCACGGTCGCCTTCGCCAACGCCGCCGGCGCCATCGTCGCGTCCCGGCTGTCCTGCTCCGACGCCATGCCCACCCAGACCGAGGTCGACGCCACGCTCCGCGAGGCATCTGCCGGCCCCGCCGAAGCCCTCACGGAACGAAAGGCCTGA
- a CDS encoding ATP-binding cassette domain-containing protein: MTDNTPGTHGATQTDTPSTDGDRPLVQLRNAGKAYGNVRALHGVDLAVRPGQVTCVLGDNGAGKSTLIKIISGLHQHTEGEFLVDGEPVHFTTPRQALDRGIATVYQDLAVVPLMPVWRNFFLGSEMTKGPWPVRRLDIETMKKTADHELREMGIVLDDLDQPIGTLSGGQRQCVAIARAVYFGARVLILDEPTAALGVKQSGVVLKYVAAARDRGLGVIFITHNPHHAYMVGDHFSVLRLGTMELSAAREQITLEKLTNHMAGGTELAALKHELSQVRGVDVDELPEETDLRASAGKAEA; the protein is encoded by the coding sequence ATGACCGACAACACGCCCGGCACCCACGGCGCGACCCAGACCGACACGCCGTCCACGGACGGGGACCGTCCCCTCGTCCAGCTGCGCAACGCGGGCAAGGCCTACGGCAACGTCCGCGCCCTGCACGGTGTGGACCTCGCCGTCCGCCCCGGCCAGGTCACCTGCGTCCTCGGTGACAACGGCGCCGGCAAGTCCACCCTCATCAAGATCATCTCCGGGCTGCACCAGCACACCGAGGGCGAGTTCCTCGTCGACGGCGAGCCGGTGCACTTCACCACCCCCCGCCAGGCGTTGGACAGGGGGATCGCGACGGTCTACCAGGACCTGGCCGTCGTGCCGTTGATGCCGGTGTGGCGCAACTTCTTCCTCGGCTCCGAGATGACCAAGGGCCCCTGGCCCGTCCGCCGTCTCGACATCGAGACGATGAAGAAGACCGCCGACCACGAACTGCGTGAGATGGGCATCGTCCTGGACGACCTGGACCAGCCCATCGGAACCCTCTCCGGCGGCCAGCGCCAGTGCGTGGCCATCGCCCGCGCCGTCTACTTCGGCGCCCGCGTCCTCATCCTCGACGAGCCCACCGCCGCGCTCGGCGTCAAGCAGTCCGGCGTCGTCCTCAAGTACGTGGCCGCCGCCCGCGACCGCGGCCTCGGCGTCATCTTCATCACCCACAACCCGCACCACGCCTACATGGTCGGCGACCACTTCAGCGTCCTGCGCCTCGGAACCATGGAACTCTCCGCCGCCCGCGAGCAGATCACGCTGGAAAAACTCACCAACCACATGGCCGGCGGCACCGAACTCGCCGCACTCAAGCACGAGTTGTCCCAGGTCCGCGGCGTCGATGTCGACGAACTCCCCGAGGAGACGGATCTCAGGGCCTCGGCGGGCAAGGCCGAGGCATGA
- the iolD gene encoding 3D-(3,5/4)-trihydroxycyclohexane-1,2-dione acylhydrolase (decyclizing): MNTVRLTTAQALVRFLANQYSERDGQEQRLIPGVWGIFGHGNVAGIGQALLQAAVTREADLPYYLARNEQGMVHASVAYAKMRDRLATFACTTSTGPGSTNMITGAALATTNRIPVLLLPSDMFATRAADPVLQQLEDTRGGDVTVNDAFRAVSKYFDRIQRPEQLIPAALAAMRVLTDPVETGAVTLALPQDVQAEAHDWPLSFFRRRVWHVCRPVPEAAAVARAAALLKNARKPLIVAGGGTVYSGAESALRAFADATGIPVADTHAGKGAVPWDHPCAVGGIGSTGSYAANELAREADVVLGIGTRYSDFTTASHTVFGDPDVTFVNLNVARLDAVKHSAEPLVADARLGIEALSDALEGWEVAPEYRTRTRELIARSRQIEETCFAPDRNTGGLPAQTQILGALNDVLDDRAVVINAAGSMPGDLQQLWRARDPKAYHVEYAYSCMGYEVAAGVGAKMADPSREVVVLVGDGSYLMMAQEIVTMVSEGLKVIVVLVQNHGFASIGSLSESLGSQRFGTKYRFRNDDSGLLDGEALPVDLAANASSLGADVLHATSVEEFRSAMEKAKAATRTTVVHVETDLYGPNPPAHGWWDVPVSEVSALDSTQAAYDTYAAHKQAQRHYL, encoded by the coding sequence ATGAACACCGTACGACTGACCACCGCGCAGGCCCTGGTGCGCTTCCTCGCCAACCAGTACAGCGAGCGGGACGGCCAGGAACAGCGCCTGATCCCCGGGGTGTGGGGCATCTTCGGGCACGGCAACGTGGCCGGAATCGGCCAGGCCCTCCTCCAGGCCGCCGTCACCCGCGAGGCGGATCTGCCGTACTACCTCGCCCGCAACGAGCAGGGCATGGTGCACGCCTCGGTGGCCTACGCGAAGATGCGTGACCGGCTGGCGACCTTCGCCTGCACGACCTCCACCGGCCCCGGCTCCACGAACATGATCACGGGCGCGGCACTGGCCACCACCAACCGCATCCCGGTGCTGCTGCTGCCTTCGGACATGTTCGCCACCCGGGCCGCCGACCCGGTGCTCCAGCAGCTGGAGGACACCCGAGGCGGCGACGTCACGGTCAACGACGCCTTCCGCGCCGTATCGAAGTACTTCGACCGGATACAGCGGCCCGAGCAGCTGATCCCGGCCGCGCTGGCGGCCATGCGGGTGCTGACCGATCCGGTGGAGACCGGGGCCGTCACCCTGGCACTGCCGCAGGACGTGCAGGCCGAAGCACACGACTGGCCCCTCTCCTTCTTCCGGCGCCGGGTGTGGCATGTCTGCCGCCCGGTGCCGGAGGCAGCCGCCGTCGCACGGGCCGCAGCCCTGCTCAAGAACGCCAGGAAGCCGCTGATCGTGGCCGGTGGCGGCACCGTGTACTCGGGTGCGGAGAGCGCACTGCGCGCGTTCGCCGACGCCACCGGCATCCCGGTCGCCGACACGCACGCGGGCAAGGGCGCGGTGCCCTGGGACCACCCCTGCGCGGTGGGCGGCATCGGCTCCACCGGCTCCTACGCGGCCAACGAGCTGGCTCGTGAAGCCGATGTCGTCCTCGGTATCGGGACCCGGTACTCCGACTTCACCACGGCCAGCCACACCGTCTTCGGTGACCCCGACGTCACTTTCGTCAACCTCAACGTCGCCCGCCTGGACGCCGTCAAGCACTCGGCGGAGCCACTGGTGGCCGACGCCCGGCTCGGCATCGAAGCCCTCTCCGACGCGCTGGAGGGCTGGGAGGTGGCTCCGGAGTACCGGACGCGCACGCGTGAACTCATCGCCCGCAGCCGGCAGATCGAAGAGACCTGCTTCGCCCCGGACCGCAACACCGGCGGGCTGCCCGCCCAGACACAGATCCTGGGCGCGCTCAACGACGTCCTGGACGACCGCGCAGTCGTCATCAACGCGGCCGGTTCCATGCCGGGTGACCTGCAGCAACTGTGGCGGGCCCGTGACCCCAAGGCCTACCACGTCGAGTACGCCTACTCCTGCATGGGCTACGAGGTCGCGGCCGGCGTCGGCGCCAAAATGGCCGACCCGTCGCGTGAGGTCGTCGTCCTGGTCGGTGACGGCTCATACCTGATGATGGCCCAGGAGATCGTGACCATGGTCTCCGAGGGGCTGAAGGTCATCGTCGTCCTCGTACAGAACCACGGCTTCGCCTCCATCGGCTCACTGTCAGAATCTCTCGGCTCGCAGCGGTTCGGCACCAAGTACCGCTTCCGCAACGACGATTCCGGCCTTCTCGACGGCGAGGCGCTCCCCGTCGACCTCGCCGCCAACGCGTCCAGCCTCGGCGCGGACGTCCTGCACGCCACCAGCGTCGAGGAGTTCCGCTCGGCCATGGAGAAGGCGAAGGCGGCCACCCGCACCACCGTCGTCCACGTCGAGACCGACCTGTACGGCCCCAACCCGCCCGCCCACGGCTGGTGGGACGTACCGGTCAGCGAGGTCTCCGCACTCGACAGCACACAGGCCGCCTACGACACCTACGCCGCCCACAAGCAGGCACAGCGCCACTACCTCTAA
- a CDS encoding sugar ABC transporter substrate-binding protein, protein MHRNHRAATLTATLLAGALCAAGCSSSSGGKKSEDDGAAASAGKATTPRMTVAMVTHASPGDTFWDLVRKGAQAAAAKDNIKLVYSSDPSAGNQANLVQNAIDQKVDGIALTAAKPDALKDVIDKAKSAGIPVVGFNSGVSDWNKLGLLEYFGQDENIAGQAFGARLNELGAKHALCVIQEQGQVALEARCAGLRKGFSGKTDTLYVNGTDMPSVKATITAKLRQDSSIDQVVTLGAPIALTAVQSLSDAGSKAKIATFDLNKELVKAVQSRTVEFAVDQQPYLQGYLAVDSLWLYKNNGNFSGGGTAPVLTGPAFITKENVDQVAKFAANGTR, encoded by the coding sequence ATGCACAGAAACCACCGAGCCGCCACTCTGACCGCCACCCTGCTGGCCGGCGCGCTGTGCGCCGCCGGCTGCTCCAGCAGCTCCGGCGGCAAGAAGTCCGAGGACGACGGCGCGGCGGCCTCCGCGGGCAAGGCCACCACTCCACGTATGACGGTGGCCATGGTCACCCACGCCTCCCCCGGCGACACCTTCTGGGATCTGGTACGCAAGGGTGCTCAGGCCGCCGCCGCCAAGGACAACATCAAGCTCGTCTACTCCTCCGACCCCAGCGCCGGGAACCAGGCCAACCTCGTCCAGAACGCCATCGACCAGAAGGTCGACGGCATCGCCCTGACGGCCGCCAAGCCCGACGCCCTCAAGGACGTCATCGACAAGGCGAAGTCGGCCGGTATCCCGGTCGTTGGCTTCAACTCCGGTGTCAGTGACTGGAACAAGCTCGGCTTGCTGGAGTACTTCGGTCAGGACGAGAACATCGCGGGCCAGGCCTTCGGGGCGCGCCTCAACGAACTCGGCGCCAAGCACGCCCTCTGTGTCATCCAGGAGCAGGGGCAGGTCGCTCTGGAGGCCCGCTGCGCCGGTCTGAGGAAGGGCTTCAGCGGCAAGACCGACACGCTCTACGTCAACGGCACCGACATGCCCTCCGTGAAGGCGACAATCACGGCAAAGCTCAGGCAGGACTCGTCCATCGACCAGGTCGTCACCCTCGGCGCGCCGATCGCCCTGACCGCCGTGCAGTCGCTGTCCGACGCGGGCAGCAAGGCGAAGATCGCCACGTTTGACCTCAACAAGGAACTCGTCAAGGCCGTCCAGAGCCGGACCGTCGAGTTCGCGGTCGATCAGCAGCCTTACCTGCAGGGCTACTTGGCAGTCGACTCGCTCTGGCTCTACAAGAACAACGGCAACTTCAGCGGCGGCGGCACAGCCCCGGTCCTCACGGGCCCCGCCTTCATCACCAAGGAGAACGTGGACCAGGTCGCCAAGTTCGCCGCCAACGGAACCCGGTGA
- a CDS encoding ABC transporter permease codes for MSMTQHAGPAVTSPPAPGPKETDGRTSERPLALRLLARPEVGVFLGAAAVYVFFLIAAPPVRDGASMANILYGSSTIGIMALPVALLMIGGEFDLSAGVAVITSALTASMLSYQLTANVWVGVIAALLVSLGIGFLNGWLVVKTGLPSFLVTLGSFLILQGVNLAVTKLVTGNVATDDISDMSGFGQAKKVFASSFDVGGVQVKITIVWWLVFAAVATWVLLRTRYGNWIFAVGGNKDSARAVGVPVAFTKISLYMLVGFGAWFVGMHQLFSFNTVQSGEGVGQELIYISAAVIGGCLLTGGAGSAIGPVFGAFMFGMVQQGIVYAGWNPDWFKSFLGVMLLGAVLINLWVQRTATRR; via the coding sequence ATGAGTATGACCCAGCACGCCGGGCCGGCGGTGACCTCACCGCCGGCCCCCGGCCCGAAGGAAACCGACGGCCGGACCTCTGAACGGCCCCTGGCTCTACGGCTGTTGGCGCGTCCTGAGGTGGGCGTCTTCCTCGGCGCCGCCGCCGTATACGTGTTCTTCCTGATCGCCGCTCCGCCGGTGCGGGATGGCGCCTCGATGGCGAACATCCTCTACGGATCGTCGACCATCGGGATCATGGCTCTGCCGGTTGCCCTGCTGATGATCGGCGGCGAGTTCGACCTCTCCGCCGGCGTCGCCGTCATCACCTCGGCCCTGACCGCGAGCATGCTCAGCTACCAACTCACCGCGAACGTGTGGGTCGGTGTGATCGCCGCACTGCTGGTGTCGTTGGGGATCGGGTTCCTCAACGGCTGGCTGGTGGTCAAGACGGGGCTGCCGAGCTTCCTGGTCACCTTGGGCAGCTTCCTGATCCTCCAGGGCGTCAACCTCGCCGTCACCAAGCTGGTCACCGGGAACGTCGCCACCGACGACATCAGTGACATGAGCGGCTTCGGCCAGGCCAAAAAGGTCTTCGCGTCCTCGTTCGACGTCGGCGGCGTCCAGGTGAAGATCACCATCGTGTGGTGGCTGGTGTTCGCGGCCGTCGCCACCTGGGTGCTGCTGCGTACGAGGTACGGCAACTGGATCTTCGCGGTCGGTGGCAACAAGGACTCCGCGCGGGCCGTCGGCGTGCCCGTGGCGTTCACGAAGATCTCGCTGTACATGCTGGTCGGGTTCGGCGCCTGGTTCGTCGGCATGCACCAGTTGTTCTCCTTCAACACCGTCCAGTCCGGCGAGGGCGTGGGCCAGGAGCTCATCTACATCTCCGCCGCGGTCATCGGCGGCTGTCTGCTGACCGGCGGTGCCGGCTCCGCGATCGGCCCGGTGTTCGGGGCGTTCATGTTCGGCATGGTGCAGCAGGGCATCGTGTACGCGGGCTGGAATCCCGACTGGTTCAAGTCGTTCCTGGGCGTGATGCTCCTCGGCGCCGTCCTCATCAACTTGTGGGTGCAGCGCACCGCGACCCGGAGGTGA